The following DNA comes from Streptococcus canis.
ATGCCCCTCAAACTGATTATTGGCCCTGCTTCCTTTACTTTAGCTAGCCATGTTCCCTTATTCCTAGCTGTCTTCATATCTGTTCCCGTTGCTATTTTAGTGGCTATTGGGACAGGTCTAGGTTTTTTACTGGCGGGCTTTCCCTTAGTCATTGTCTTAAGAGCTTTTTCCCATATCTTATTTGTTGTTTTGGCGGCTTGGTGGTTAAGTCGCTACCCTCAAACGTTAAAGTCACCAGCGAAAATCTTTTGCTTTGCCTTTTTTGTTAATATCATTCATGGCTTGGCAGAATTTCTGGTGGTTTATGCTTTGACAGCAACCGTAGGCACGTCTATGTCTTATTTTTGGTCAATGCTAGGTTTGATTGGACTAGGATCTCTTGTTCATGGCATGTTAGATTTTTACCTAGCCTTAGTGTTCTGGCGCTTTTTAGTGGAAAAACTAGACTTGTCGATTGCTAAAGATTGATTAGGAGAGCCAATAATCTTTTCTTATGTGATTCTAAAAAGAAGTCCTTTCTTAATGGAAGGGCTTGCATTTTTCAAAAAAATTGATATACTAAAAAGTGCATTTGTGAATACGGTAACAAAAGGAGTTAAGATGAAAACACCGGAACAGATTTTAGAGTCAACCATTCATATTGGAGAACATAAAATTGCCAAGTCTCTCCCTGCTAAGGCTATTCTAGGCTTTATTGGTGGAGCAATGATTAGTTTGGGTTACCTCTTGTATGTTAGAATTGCTGCTAGTGGCTTGGAAACCTTTGGCGCTTTCGCAAGTATTCTAGGAGCCTGCGCTTTTCCAATCGGTTTGATTATTATCTTGATGGCTGGTGGAGAATTAATTACAGGAAACATGATGGCAGTTTCTGCAGCTTTGTTGGCCAAAAAAATTAAGTTTAGCGAACTTGCCAAGAATTGGCTCATTATTACCTTGTTTAATGTAATTGGAGCTATTTTTGTAGCCTTTGTATTCGGTCATTTTCTAGGTTTGACATCAGCTGGTATTTTTAAAGAAGAAGTGATTGAAGTGGCCCATGCTAAAATAGCAGCGACCCCTTTGCAGGCGATTGTATCAGGAATTGGTTGTAACTGGTTTGTTGGATTGGCCTTGTGGCTGTGCTATGGGGCAAATGATGCTACTGGTAAACTTCTTGGTACTTGGTTTCCTGTCATGACCTTTGTAGCCCTTGGCTTTCAACACAGTGTGGCAAATGCTTTTGTTATTCCCGCTGCTATTTTTGAGGGCGGAGCTACCTGGCTAGACTTTATTCTAAACTTTACCTTTGTTTATACCGGTAACATTATTGGCGGAGCTGTTTTTGTTAGTCTTTTCTATTTCAAAGCTTATGATCACCCAGAAAAGGCATAAATCAATAAGAAAAATTTTTAGACTGGGAGGACCTTATTCCCGGTCTTCTTTTTGTAATTTGTGATAAAATAAGAAGCGAAGTTTAAAAAAAGGAGGGATTGACTTGTCAAAAAAGACACCACTTATCAAAAAACAAAAAGCAAGCGTTGCAAGACGTCTTCATCTCCTTTTTTTGATTATTGTTTTGTTATTTGTGGGGCTTGTTTTACGGCTGGCCTACATGCAAATTTATAACAAGGCTTTTTATGTGAGTAAACTAAAATCGTCGACCGTTTACAAGATTAAGGTTGCTCAGCCACGTGGCAAGATTTTTGATTATAGTGGCAAGCCCCTTGTCTCAAATACCATCAAGGATGTTGTGACTTATACAAGAAGTCCCAAAGCAAGCGCCAAGGAATTAAAAACTTTAGCAGAGCATCTTGCGACTTATGTTTCTTATCCTGAGGCTAGGGTAACAAGCCAAGCTAAAAAAGATTTTTATTTGGCTGACCCAGAAGTATATGCTAAGGTGGTCAAAAAGCTTCCTAAAAAAGCTACTTTGGATCGCTTTGGCAACCGATTAACCGAGGCTACTATTTATGCTAATGCTGTTGCCTCTTTAAAAGAAAGTGATCTCGCTTACTCAGCCGATGAGTTAAAAGTAATCGCTATTTTTAACCAAATGAATGGTGCTGCTGTTTTTACAACAGTCAACTTAAGGACGAACCCCTTAAGTGAACAGGCTATTGCAATGATTTTGGCAAATAAAGCAAAATTACCAGGTATTTCCATTGGAACGGATTGGGAGCGGCATGTGGAAAATACTAGTCTCGCGTCTATTATGGGCAAAGTTTCTAGTGAGGAAGCGGGACTTCCCAAAGAAGAAGTAGAACAGTACCTCAAAAAAGGGTATGCCTTAAATGATCGTGTGGGAACCTCTTACTTGGAAAAAGAATATGAATCTGTTCTCCAAGGTAGCCACGACATTAAAGAAATCAAGACTAATAAGGCTGGCAAAATCATTTCAGAACGCCAACTTGATAAAGGAGAACAAGGAAAAAATGTAGCATTGACGATTCCCTTGGACTACCAACAAGCTGTAGATGAGATGATGAAGCGCTACTATGATGCTGAAATAGCTAACGGGCAAGCAGCCTACTCTGAGGGAATCTATGCCGTTGCTTTAAATCCCAAAACAGGTGCTATTTTAGCCATGTCAGGTTTATCTCATGATAAGGAAACTGGACACATTCAAAGTGATTCTTTGGGAACAATCACAGATGTGTTCACGCCGGGATCTGTTGTCAAAGGGGCAACCTTGGCAGCTGGTTGGCAGGCAGGTGTGATTGAGGGCAATCAGGTCCTTACTGACCAAGCTATTCAATTTGGTGGTTCCAAACCAATTAATTCTTGGTTTACTGTAGGCTCATTGCCAATAACAGCCAGTCAGGCTTTAGAATATTCTTCAAATACCTACATGGTTCAACTAGCTTTGAAAATGATGGGCCAAGATTATTATCCAGGAATGACCTTGACGACCTCCGGTATGAAAAAAACCATGTCAGCCCTGCGTGCAGCCTATGCTGAATTTGGAATGGGGGGCCCAACAGGTATTGATTTACCAGGAGAATCAACT
Coding sequences within:
- a CDS encoding formate/nitrite transporter family protein, with translation MKTPEQILESTIHIGEHKIAKSLPAKAILGFIGGAMISLGYLLYVRIAASGLETFGAFASILGACAFPIGLIIILMAGGELITGNMMAVSAALLAKKIKFSELAKNWLIITLFNVIGAIFVAFVFGHFLGLTSAGIFKEEVIEVAHAKIAATPLQAIVSGIGCNWFVGLALWLCYGANDATGKLLGTWFPVMTFVALGFQHSVANAFVIPAAIFEGGATWLDFILNFTFVYTGNIIGGAVFVSLFYFKAYDHPEKA
- the pbp2b gene encoding penicillin-binding protein PBP2B, whose amino-acid sequence is MSKKTPLIKKQKASVARRLHLLFLIIVLLFVGLVLRLAYMQIYNKAFYVSKLKSSTVYKIKVAQPRGKIFDYSGKPLVSNTIKDVVTYTRSPKASAKELKTLAEHLATYVSYPEARVTSQAKKDFYLADPEVYAKVVKKLPKKATLDRFGNRLTEATIYANAVASLKESDLAYSADELKVIAIFNQMNGAAVFTTVNLRTNPLSEQAIAMILANKAKLPGISIGTDWERHVENTSLASIMGKVSSEEAGLPKEEVEQYLKKGYALNDRVGTSYLEKEYESVLQGSHDIKEIKTNKAGKIISERQLDKGEQGKNVALTIPLDYQQAVDEMMKRYYDAEIANGQAAYSEGIYAVALNPKTGAILAMSGLSHDKETGHIQSDSLGTITDVFTPGSVVKGATLAAGWQAGVIEGNQVLTDQAIQFGGSKPINSWFTVGSLPITASQALEYSSNTYMVQLALKMMGQDYYPGMTLTTSGMKKTMSALRAAYAEFGMGGPTGIDLPGESTGYLTDNYTVSNVLTESFGQFDNYTTMQLAQYVATIANGGNRLAPHIVQGIYEDDGSQGPGQLSKAIETSILNKVQLSGDQLAIIQDGFYQVVNSGSAYATGRALAGGPITISAKTGTAETYAIDKNGQTLATYNLNVVAYGPSADADIAVAVMYPHATNSLAKAQQLIAKDMITLYMTMYGNQ